One Eurosta solidaginis isolate ZX-2024a chromosome 1, ASM4086904v1, whole genome shotgun sequence genomic window, caaCACTGCTTTACATAATATTTTATAGGTACGATTGAAATTAATCATTTACTTTTAATATTTACACAGGCGAGTTCACCCAGCATAATCCCTGAGATGTACAAAATACTTGAAACTAATTGCATTCTTTATACTTTTTACTTGATGTTTTTTATTGCTAAGCAAATTACAACAATAACAGTTTCAAGTTTCATTATTACTAATATAGCATTTCTTTCTATAAACTTCTTTTGATCTTActgcaaggttttttttttttatatatatttatgcttataaatatttttatttaaaaaaaagtagcaaTCAATGCGTGCCTAATTGGAGAGGAACcctattttttttgtaagtttttagaaaaattattgtgaGCTGCGTTTTGTGACGGTTCATTGAAtgtaataataattggtttgttgtataatctaatatattatatatataataaaattttttttttttttttggtagaaatttggttaaatgccattttcttttttcattcacaaacctatcttagggctgtacagttcggatacaacttccgataattggggcccccttacaaaattaatatgttgttgtattagacttactttgagtttaacaaaacatcaatttggtataacacatagtataatgacactaatatgtactatgtactaagaaatttgttataaacgcaactaagactaaatttggggtaaatcatactcctcaaaaaaatagtttcacatgttcaagtaaaacgtaagcttttaaattcatagaaaaattaccGGAGTCATTTACCTGTTCAGATAGAACATGGgcttttaaatttatggtaaaattaacgaaatcgttttacaggttcaggtaaaacgtgaactttttaaacttataataaaattaatgaaatcgttttacttgttcaggtgaaacgtaaactgttttgcatgtatcagtcagtgctggtattgttttgggtttagttcaactcagtcaaaaaaatgtatacaaattttttttgtttttgttgataatgtaagctaatccgcattactcGTTATTTGCgtcccttaatataaatttaaggcgttttaactgataatgcaattgaactttaattaccaataaaactttattccttaccgaaacaatatcaatactttttgctcattccaaaatcatatccgcaacaattgcattaattaaaaaagtactagtaaaattttaccataacgcaaagcaaattttaatacctggaacacttttttttgtttcacagacAGTAAAAATTGCccacctatgaccattaagatatgctttgttttttttttttttgttaatttttctgtatgcaacaatttcgaacgtataacaagaattgctttcttaacttttcattttcttcgctcattatgcatattgcattcgtattcatattcgttttaattctatactagggtgatagccttaaatttgaatatgtttgtatattaacattatataatgttgcagagtcaaaaaaaaattttaaaagacaaggttgaggctacaaatacgtatatttggtTCAGTAATGGAACGAATTCACCGCTTTACCCGCTGAcattcgttgtcgcaattggcctggccgcaggcctatgttcgctgccctgtggttgtcattgtagctggtttattgtagcccgtatggtcgtagctgataaagatgtggTAGTATTGTTATCGCCGGTATGGATgcagctaataaagatgcgctagtattattatcgccggtatggacgcagctgataaggatgcggctagtattggtgtcggtggtaccgcctgttgtaggtgttaacattagtggcctcggacctatgttcgcggccccgttgtgtgcgttgcaactggtggtagCGGTAcatctggtggttgttgcgctcgtggttggcgctaataaaagggttggggaaggtactaccgatggtgatgctcgTGATAATAgtgggcgccgttggtggtggttggcgctttatcATATGCTATTGCGTATGGAGTTTGTGGTGGTTTTGGGGTACCATGCAGTCAGCGCAGACCACGTCACAATAATAGGTGGCCGTTGTATGTTGCCATAAGGAAAAAGTGAAATTGCGGCTAGTAGTAAAACAGTCGGAATGGCAAATGTAGGTAAATTAACCACTTTGAAATGCAGGTTAGATTTGGTGTACGATGAACAAATTTTGGTTATTAGTGGAGGATTATTTACACTGCCTTTGATAAGTCTTTTGATTCCATGGTTCCTTTAACTCGTTTCCTTTGTAGCTGCGGAGCTGACTGTCGCTGCATTTCTTCCAGACGCGTCACGATTCCGATTTTAATAATATCAAATGTTTCTTGCAGAAAATTAATTCAGTTTTATGTTCGAAATATAGTATAGGATTGTTTCATATGTACAATGCTTATCGGCTTAAAACCAATTCAATTTAAAGTACGCTTAgcccttaattggaaaatttaagagcACAAAATCACCACGTTTAACCAACTCAGCTCGAAAAAAGGAAAAGATCTTTTTTCTTCCTCCGGAACTCGTGgtcttttttttttcgttagcgatcgcccgtctgtctttttccttgtttttcgatactttttatcgcaactttcgccacatcactaggtgtgttcgcgtgaacacgctcccaagtggatcgtagccgtagaccgtagcagcagaccgtaacagtcGTTATtttcaactaatttgagtagatcactcagcagttgtttgcttcagagccacaaattttgagatagttattaaatcttTATAAAGGCTGTCAAatgttctttctcgttttatatcctttaattgtagagttaaacttgataaataccgcgtacgaatttttttaacccaattgttttggttactcgacggctccgtcctcgttagcttacataatgcgttttttttaaatttgcttactgggctaaaggttagcatgcttaaaatacgtaagttctttagtcaacaaatttgagtagataactcagcagtagtttgcttcagagcgacaatttttgacataAGGGCTGTACGCAGTTCAAAAGAAAaccacaagaaaatattttctattgtttCTTCAGCATGAAAAAGTAGTAGCCAAGAAATGTTGACGTTTCATTGTAACGCTGAACTAGGTCAaggaaagaagaagaaataaaaacaaaacgttTTTGCATAATAATTGGTGAAATTCATGtatattttttagttttcgtaaaataaagaatattaatTGAGAAACAGTGTCGGGAGGTAAATAATTGTGCAAATTAGTGAGCAAGTTAACGAGTGAAACGTTCACGAAGTAAAAAACACCTTCAAAAGCTGCAAATAAATATAAGTTCAACCAGTGGAAGATCCTTCAGGGAGTGgaatacaaacattcataatatTAAATATACATTTCCATAATTTCAGTATGGCTCATTGGTAAAATTTAAACTCCTATACTGTGTTTATGTTAGGCCATTTACTAGGTGGCGGTGCACTGCTATTTCTTTATGGATCGAGCAAGCTGTGTTGGATTGGCTCAgggtatttttattgttttttaaaaatattccaaaatgcgTAATTTGATACCGCCATCAACATAATTAAGTTTTGAATCGTCACCTAGTAAGGTCCCTTTAgatgtatttacttatatacatttttatttggcTTAAGGGAAGATTTAATGACAACATTGAACATAGGGCTTTTAATGGCTGGCGCTGAAGTAATGAAGAGTCATTGTGTTCGTCAAAAAGCACCAAGGTACCGTGTAAGCCCTTACCTCCTTGAGAGAAATCAAAAAGGGAGGTTTGAGACGGATTTTGAGAACTTGCGACACTCACCTACCCTTTTTAATGGTAATTTCCGGATGAGTCCACAAACGTTTGATATCTTGTACGAAGAACTACTTCCACATTTACGGAGGAAGCGAAACAATAGACCAAACGACTTCATACCGGAAAAAGCAAAATTAGCAATGGTGTTAGAGTAAGTAGCTATTAACTTTTAAGTTTCTTTCGTgaagttaatgatataaaaaggTACTTAGCAACAAGTGATTTGGGTCGACATATAGCCTCCTGCTACAGAGTGAGTAAGCAACATTTTGGCACTATAATATCGCACGTCTGTCAAGCTATATGCACAGCTTTGAAGAGCCAAATATCACCATTCAACCAACAAACCATGTCCGCAGTAGCTAAGGGCTACAAAGAAAAATGGAATTTTCCAAATTGCGTTGGTGCCATCGACGGTAAGCATGTGGCCATTAAAGCGCCTCCAAAAAGCGGAAgcatattttttaattacaaGGTGAGATGCCCATACTCTCTTCATAACCAAAAACGGACATAGCTTACAATTGTTTTGGTTGTGCTATAAATAACAGGCTGTAACTTTTATGAGTGTGTTTTTGTCTAAACGAGCTGAAAGTCTGGTGGTGGTATAGGGAAGAAAACGGAAGAGAGAGGGGATGGTAGAAAATAAGTCAAGGGGTAGAAAAGCGAAGCTCGATAGACATGCTGTATTTTGGGTAAGGTAAGACCGAGAGAAAGAAGATCTaaagacttattttgttttgttgattttctgacagggtggataaatgatgtatattggaacgatttttcgtcattcGTTGTCAAAGTTtgttcgagacaaaccggtttcggctttgtgccatcatcagtgtcgattttcgttcgttCTGTCTCTAAACCaactttgacaagggatgacagaaaatcgttccaatatacatcaagatCTTAAGATGTAGGGAAGGAGGTAGAAAACATAGAGGGCCTGACGGTTAAGGGAGTTGCTGAGAGGGCAGAGATGCTGTATGAGGGGAGATGCAGGAACATACGAATTTCTAAGCTAATTAAGTACATTTAGATCGTATACTGGCGCGTTACATTGGGCTATTCACGAAAGTTTTAGCCTGATTATAAATTGTGTGATCATGAGatttatatttgatatatttatatctttttcttTCCATGAAGGGGTTTCACTCTATAGTTCTTTTGGCTGCTTGTGACGCGTGCTATAAATTTACTTATGTAGACGTAGGAGCATACGGTAGTGAGGGTGATTCCAACATTTTCAAGAACTCTGAATTCGGCTCAAAGATAATAAGAGACCAGTTGCCATTTCCCCCTGACACAAATATCAACGGGAAAAACGTACCACATTTCATCGTTGCGGACGACGCCTTCCCATTGAGTAAACGAATAATGAAGCCCTATTTTCATAGATCGCTGAAAAGATCTGAAAAAATATTCAATTATCGGCTGAGCCGAGCACGTAGATGTATTGAAAATGCGTTTGGAATATTAAGCACAAAATGGTTATGCTTGCGAAAAATACTTTTTTGTACCCCTCAACGTGCTCAGGAAATAGTATCAGCGTGCTGCTTTCTTCACAACTTCTTGTTAAACAAAGCTGGTTCTGAATACTGTCCGAACACATTTTCTGGTCATGAAATCAGCAGCGGAGAATGGATACGTGGAGATCATGAAATCTGGGAGGACCAAAACGAATCAAGTTTATTTCATGGAAGGCCATCTGAATATGGAAAATATATACGGGATTTGCTCAAGGAGTACGTTAACTCAAACGAGGGATCCGTCCCATGGCAAAATGATGTGGCGTTTGTTTAACCATGGTATGTATTTGCAACAGACTTAGGAGATGTACACATTTTGGTTATTGACAAAAGTAATTATGTTTTCAACTTACCACGTTAAGTTCCAAAACATAACACATTGCAGAGTACCAATAGCCAAAATATAGTTACAGCTTTTTGTCTTAACTTTCAATGTTCGATATGTCAAAATAGGTGGAACTAAAATGTATTTCCTACTAATTTTGACTATAAATAGTCCCATGAAGGTAGCGTGTACTTTTTATCTCAATTTTTTAATTGCAGTATAAGTTTTACGTTTCTATATGTCTTGATAGTCATTGAAATATGTAAGTAAAGTTGGGGTTTCATCAATATTCTGAAAAACTATATCATATTTTGTTATGGAACTCGCCATTTAGATTTATTtagtaaattcattttttcatttaattttatcaaCACTGCTTTACATAATATTTTATAGGTACGATTGAAATTAATCATTTACTTTTAATATTTACACAGGCGAGTTCACCCAGCATAATCCCTGAGATGTACAAAATACTTGAAACTAATTGCATTCTTTATACTTTTTACTTGATGTTTTTTATTGCTAAGCAAATTACAACAATAACAGATATACATATGTGGTAAGATTACATTCAAGAAGAATTTAACATTggtttaaattgttttttatttaattagagATCATTTCTTTTGGATAACGGATATCACACAGGCAGAATATTTTCACAGTaattttttgatcacatttaatAACATTTTTGAGGCATATTAAATGAGGGTTTTCAATCATTTGTGAATTCGATTGTAATTAATTTTTccataatatttaatattttcctagataaaaaaaactgtattgtagtATTCACGTAAGCGTGTCCTATAGGTTATCACCtcatttagtattttttttactttgttacaagaaatatatgtatattagacaaaaataatttttaaacagataacttgataagcaggccaacgtgaatagcacatatattttatttctccttgcggacgggccgcgggtaaagactAGTACTATATAAATATCATATTTCATCACGGGGTGATAGCATCCCGAAGTTCGGAAGTAAGCTTTTTGAACCGCAGGCAATAATTAACTTGACTGATGTATACACATACGACCAAAATAGCCAACATCATCTGTCATATGGTTATCTTAAGTTATGGTAACGAAGTCGctttaaaaatcacgattttactaTGTCTATGTATCTGGAAAAATGCTAGGGGACATCTTAGGTTAAGAACACCATTTACACTAATTTTAGTTTGAAAatgttttgtatatttgtaattttttttgaattttatgattgaaaaaatgtgaaataatgaagaaaaatttgattttcaatgagaagtatagttttaacaaatataaaattcattatttagCCAACAAAGGTACTATGAAAAGATTAAGAAtgttgattgaaaaatgattttaaattttttatcacagaaggtagacaaattaaattcaaaaattattccaaattgtgattgaaaaattgttttcagttATCGGTCATCAAaagtaaacaagttttattattctctttgttcatttttataaaatcttaaatttattcatcaaagatattaaaaaatgatttaaaaaagtgatcgaaaaatgattttcagtttttgattattaaaagtaatcttatataattttcttccgatctgtttggataatatttatgtatattttaagctacgcagatctattgtgttgggtgcaaataaaaataagaataaagattattccacgtttcgccaaatttccttggcatcttcaggagcgtgacactgtatttatttaataaaacaacaaagaacacaatcagatacatatagatttgaaatttaaaatattgcaaataaatattgattgcacaaaatttttcttacttacaatgattaacgaaaaacacaatttttactaaaacatttaaacatttaaaacatttgaatattaaaaaattgcggaaagttaataaagtacaaaaaatcgaaaccacctacatgcggtaaacttgtcatactaaaaattaaattacaaacataataggtacgcggcggcggttggctttacaaaaacaaaaacacccatagatctccaacaatgtagcaatgtagtttacgaaattcattgtaaacggaataaagaagatagctgcaataaggtctACATTGTGAGcacaaagcgggcgctcggcacgcgggtagctgagcacgaagcagatatacgtaaacaaaaacaaagcacagctttggcacagcatgcaatagaaaacaaacacacagctgattttgaaaacataaaaataatagacaccgaaaggagagaaaaagcgcgttacaccttagaaagcctaagaattttgcataaaagaggaaacacaataaacaaaaaagaagatacagacaatatcgccgccgcgtacctattatgtttgtaatttaatttttagtatgacaagtttaccgcatgtaggtggtactttattaactttccgcaattttttaatattcaaatgttttaaatgtttaaatgttttagtaaaaattgtgtttttcgttaatcattgtaagtaagaaaaattttgtgcaatcaatatttatttgcaatattttaaatttcaaatctatatgtatctgattgtgttctttgttgttttattaaataaatacagtgtcacgctcctgaagatgccaaggaaatttgtcgaaacgtcgagctgaaaggtggaataatctttattcttatttttatttgcacccaacacaatagatctgcgtagcttaaaatatacataagtaaTCTTATTTTgtcatttattttgttcaactgtatgaaagCTCAGTATTTATTCGAAAGAagaaatcaaattgtattgaaaagaagaaaaattaaaaaattaatcatCCAAATGCTGGACAAtgataaataaaaacataaaaataaaatcagtAATAATATGGGTCTTTCAATAAATTAAATCATTCTTTTTATATAGTAGAAAAAAAGTAGGTTCATTCAGTTTTGGGACGATCTATGTCTTTGCTGGGCTATCTTCTCCAATAATGTGTTCATGAAGTCACAGCACGCTTCGTCAGCTACCGGCCTAGGAAGCTGTTTCAGAAGATATTCAAAACCTGTAAAGGCCTGCTTGAAATGCGACTCAGACTCGGATTGTTCCCTACCCTTTATGagatcttgttgttgttgcaaaagGCTGTCAAACTTCTTCCATACCTCTTCGCTTTGTGATTGGCCTGCTGGGCGTGAATACGGTGTTGGAGCCTGTGTGAAAGATAAATGTGAAAGGAGATTGGAATGCATTTTGCAACAAGTCAATAGAAATATGCTGGTTAAGGAGAGCAAATCCAAAGGTGAAACTCTTACTGAGTGTAAGcaaacggttgttgttgttgtagcgataaggttgctccctgaaggctttggggagtgttatcgatgtgatggtcctttgccggatacagatccggtacgctccggtaatgcAGCTCCATTAAGGTGATAGCCCAACCATCTTGGGAAGGATTTATATGGGccaattaaaccttcaggcccacgagtgcttggggtcgccagagcctcgtctgttagtgaaacgggattcgccgctcgaatgtgaggttgacaattgggtttggataagctttattttgcgctggcaacctgaaaagtttgcgctacacaaccccttgaatctggatttttagtcgcctcttactacaggcatacctaccgcgggcacATTCCTATGTTATAGAATGGCTTGTGGGGGATAAACTAGAGGCCGCCAACACTCATAATTGAACGTATAGTTTTGTTCTTTTTTCGAGGAGCCCAAATTTTGGATTCCCTCAACAAAAACATATTGTACTAAACATAAACTTACATAATCATATTGGGGACTAGGGGCATCAGGTGTTCCGGCTTCGG contains:
- the LOC137236991 gene encoding putative nuclease HARBI1; this translates as MAHWEDLMTTLNIGLLMAGAEVMKSHCVRQKAPRYRVSPYLLERNQKGRFETDFENLRHSPTLFNGNFRMSPQTFDILYEELLPHLRRKRNNRPNDFIPEKAKLAMVLEYLATSDLGRHIASCYRVSKQHFGTIISHVCQAICTALKSQISPFNQQTMSAVAKGYKEKWNFPNCVGAIDGKHVAIKAPPKSGSIFFNYKGFHSIVLLAACDACYKFTYVDVGAYGSEGDSNIFKNSEFGSKIIRDQLPFPPDTNINGKNVPHFIVADDAFPLSKRIMKPYFHRSLKRSEKIFNYRLSRARRCIENAFGILSTKWLCLRKILFCTPQRAQEIVSACCFLHNFLLNKAGSEYCPNTFSGHEISSGEWIRGDHEIWEDQNESSLFHGRPSEYGKYIRDLLKEYVNSNEGSVPWQNDVAFV